From one Solanum stenotomum isolate F172 chromosome 12, ASM1918654v1, whole genome shotgun sequence genomic stretch:
- the LOC125847598 gene encoding transcription factor GTE8-like translates to MARKDKLRGGGSAGFATNCGSEGSGSSGRFDAGISVSGHSIAPQQRWININSSSHDGFAVPIHVILQSKLSPSERKNLVLQLRSDIEQIRLLQKKVEFYRTSVIAVSSSSDIVSCSNAQKGLPLASKKKSAGNPGFGKKSNPLAQKTRGLSREVSGRFKSVKPASVPSRSNAALMKQCENLLKKLLSHHNAGVFNKPVDVVKLNIPDYFTVIKHPMDLGTIKKRLTSGAYSSPLEFLADVRLTFSNALTYNPPGNIVNVMADEMSKFFELRWKTIEKKLPTNDAELVEEKSGLHEENGAASKKRRLSPTQHVVMPELPKSKMTDEEKHKLGGELEASLGDLPDNILEFLKELSSNGTATGEDGEDAIEIDIDILSDDTLFTLRALLDKFLQEKQKGNARAEPCEIELPNGLGLSNSSMHLEGDNNHVDEEVDIGGNEPPVSSYPSLEIEKDTDPKRDERINTGGPNDSDSSSSSDDESETQRTPDHAEQDHSSPVKADGKEAGNSLAEGNHSISGVDQLDQSSQQMPFSVESEAYQDGESRVSPGKLYRAALLKNRFADTILKAREKTLVEVEKGDPEKLRREREELEMQRRKAKAKLQAEAKAAEEAQRRAEVEAAVETKRRRELDREAARQALLQMEKTVEINENSKFLEDLEMLTAVPSEQLHSSVDETSPDHSQDGLGSFKFGGSNPLEQLGLYMKVDDDEEECELATLPSDPIDVEEGEID, encoded by the exons TGTGCCCATCCATGTTATACTGCAATCCAAGCTGTCACCATCTGAGAGGAAAAACTTGGTTCTGCAGTTGAGATCTGATATTGAACAAATTAGACTTCTTCagaagaaagttgagttttaTAGGACAAGTGTAATTGCAGTTTCATCTTCTAGTGATATTGTTAGCTGTAGCAATGCACAGAAAGGGCTCCCTTTAGCAAGCAAGAAGAAATCTGCAGGAAACCCTGGGTTTGGAAAGAAGTCAAACCCTCTTGCTCAGAAGACACGGGGCCTGAGCAGGGAGGTGTCAGGCAGGTTTAAATCTGTTAAGCCTGCTTCAGTACCATCCCGTTCAAATGCAGCATTGATGAAACAGTGTGAGAACTTGTTGAAAAAGTTGTTGTCACATCATAATGCTGGTGTATTTAATAAACCTGTTGACGTAGTTAAGTTGAATATTCCCGACTATTTCACTGTCATTAAACACCCAATGGATTTGGGGACAATAAAGAAGAGGCTCACTTCAGGTGCTTACTCGAGTCCACTGGAGTTTCTTGCTGATGTGAGACTGACGTTTTCTAATGCATTGACCTACAACCCCCCTGGTAATATTGTCAATGTCATGGCTGACGAGATGAGCAAATTTTTTGAACTGAGATGGAAAACTATTGAGAAAAAGCTGCCTACAAACGATGCTGAATTAGTGGAAGAAAAATCAGGCTTGCATGAGGAAAATGGAGCTGCTTCAAAGAAGAGGAGACTTTCTCCAACGCAGCATGTAGTTATGCCAGAACTTCCTAAATCCAAGATGACTGATGAAGAGAAACATAAACTTGGTGGTGAACTGGAAGCTTCACTTGGTGATCTACCCGACAACATCCTTGAGTTTTTGAAGGAACTGAGTTCAAATGGAACAGCAACTGGAGAAGATGGAGAAGATGCCATTGAGATTGACATTGATATTCTCTCTGATGATACTTTGTTCACATTACGGGCGCTTCTAGATAAGTTTTTGCAAGAGAAGCAAAAAGGCAATGCAAGAGCTGAACCTTGTGAGATAGAG CTGCCAAATGGATTGGGGCTTAGTAATTCATCCATGCACCTAGAAGGAG ATAATAACCATGTTGATGAGGAGGTCGATATTGGTGGAAATGAGCCTCCTGTCTCCAGTTATCCTTCACTTGAGATCGAAAAAGATACAGATCCTAAAAGAGATGAACGTATAAATACAGGGGGTCCCAATG ATTCAGATTCTAGTAGCTCTTCTGATGATGAGTCTGAAACTCAAAGAACACCTGATCATGCTGAGCAG GATCACAGTTCACCAGTAAAGGCAGATGGAAAGGAAGCTGGCAATAGTTTAGCTGAAGGAAATC ACTCTATCAGCGGCGTGGACCAGCTGGATCAAAGTTCTCAGCAAATGCCATTCTCTGTTGAGTCAGAAGCATATCAAGATG GGGAGAGTAGGGTCTCCCCTGGAAAGCTCTATAGGGCTGCTCTCCTGAAGAACAGATTTGCGGATACAATTTTAAAAGCTCGAGAGAAGACACTTGTTGAG GTCGAGAAGGGTGATCCGGAGAAACTTCGTCGTGAAAGGGAGGAGCTTGAGATGCAAAGGAGGAAAG CGAAAGCTAAGCTGCAAGCAGAAGCTAAAGCTGCTGAAGAAGCTCAAAGACGTGCAGAAGTGGAAGCTGCAGTGGAGACTAAGAGGAGGAGAGAGCTCGATAGAGAAGCAGCAAGACAGGCGTTACTCcag ATGGAAAAGACCGTAGAGATTAATGAGAATTCAAAGTTCCTTGAGGATTTGGAGATGCTGACTGCTGTCCCTTCCGAGCAGTTACACAGCTCAGTAGACGAGACCAGTCCAGATCATTCCCAGGATGGATTAGGTAGCTTCAAATTTGGAGGCAGTAATCCCTTGGAGCAACTTGGGTTGTACATGAAGGTGGATGATGATGAGGAAGAATGTGAACTGGCTACTCTCCCAAGTGATCCTATTGATGTTGAGGAAGGTGAAATTGATTAA